Proteins from a genomic interval of Prevotella sp. E13-27:
- a CDS encoding NERD domain-containing protein/DEAD/DEAH box helicase, with product MALNIFKISEYNHIAETRQFESICQLLQQKYGDSSEECILVGNYNIEGVELDALLITAGGIRILEFKNWGGHIIARENGSWTSNNMIIEGGAREKTPFEQIRLNKSRVTKGLNKLLGVQPQMISAAIIFWQDADIDTTGLSDTVTTWLTVCDNQHLSYILNGLKTNAMSADFVASIPLKLKLGEFSIKSDREYRTPINETYEPEASTNFFDELETAISQIPNYRKTYNAMNMVFKKCLSQKTSGTRINFGGDFAKTDYLLKEFGASKRLIKSTNDTRVRLRKRYELTEDNLQKYCLFDLKNLCQFIAFIYKTEIPVRLIELFPTEKIPYYTPLLVGECMRCIVECWDDEYVYVRTEDSNDGELTKVCYAHGNKFYDYDWTYLKDIFYKDAQLNLVRPREENGVIYPELTIFEPDYLVNISTVARCFTNYADSPFVDLIKKLEPQKTTEAIVLGNLAGQLLDESIHRLPNTRPYSDSVKDFFKDNAISLLTANVSPTFHQDAQRQKQNIAQAIHNTLPREVQGFDSRNGIVEPSFFSEMLGLQGRMDYLQLDYKVLMEQKSGKGAFPFDNFVKPRHTNEHFVQMLLYVSLIRYNFREIYERVKNDFHAYLLYSKYSDSLLDPGYTAPRLLFEAIKIRNGLAWTEMLYTQPSGYRILDGLSPEDLNKKHLTGNFWDKWIRPQLASVLDPIQQASDLEKAYYFCFLTFISNEHVMSKLGNKTKESSGFAATWYNSLEEKLQAGNIYDNLKLRSPNRETTGRIKSVELGFSENEDNDMSNFRVGDIVILYPYTEGKEPDARKTMVHRCTIESIGTDTIKLTLRAAQSDNRVFLAQMNNPWAIEHDFMESSYSSLYKGMQAFLMAPKERRDLLLLQREPETDKTITLKGSYGEFDNLMLKVKRAKELFLIIGPPGTGKTSFGLLNTVKEELLEPNASILLLSYTNRAVDEICSKLAEEGIDFIRIGGEFSCGDSYKANLLSTRVEQSNNLPNLKTDLLQTKVFVGTTTALNSNIALFQLKHFTLAVIDEASQILEPHLIGLLSAQKEGLPAIKKFVLIGDHKQLPAVVQQTEDVSRVQDVLLNSIHLTDCRLSLFERLLKKYADNEDVVDMLKKQGRMHHDIAIFPNYTFYNNLLEEVPRPHQNVVLPVRGNGENGITD from the coding sequence ATGGCACTAAATATTTTCAAAATTTCAGAATACAACCATATTGCGGAGACAAGGCAGTTTGAATCTATATGCCAGTTGCTGCAACAAAAGTATGGGGATTCTTCAGAAGAGTGTATTCTTGTTGGCAATTATAATATTGAAGGTGTTGAGTTAGACGCCCTTCTTATTACTGCAGGTGGTATACGAATATTAGAATTCAAAAACTGGGGTGGTCATATTATTGCTCGTGAAAATGGTTCATGGACTTCTAACAATATGATTATTGAAGGAGGAGCCCGCGAGAAAACGCCATTTGAACAAATCAGACTAAATAAAAGCCGAGTCACAAAAGGGCTTAACAAACTGTTAGGAGTTCAGCCCCAAATGATTAGTGCAGCTATTATTTTCTGGCAAGATGCTGACATTGATACAACAGGTCTATCAGATACGGTGACTACATGGCTCACTGTTTGTGACAACCAACACCTATCTTACATTCTGAACGGTTTAAAGACCAACGCAATGTCTGCAGACTTTGTCGCTTCAATACCTCTAAAGCTAAAGTTAGGAGAGTTCTCCATAAAATCAGATAGGGAATATAGAACTCCTATCAATGAAACATACGAACCTGAAGCATCTACCAATTTCTTTGATGAATTGGAAACAGCCATTAGTCAGATTCCTAATTATCGCAAGACGTATAATGCGATGAATATGGTTTTCAAAAAATGTCTGAGCCAAAAAACAAGTGGAACGCGTATTAATTTTGGCGGCGATTTTGCAAAAACTGACTATCTATTAAAAGAGTTTGGCGCATCTAAGAGGTTGATAAAATCAACTAACGACACACGTGTACGACTGAGAAAACGTTATGAGTTGACAGAAGATAACTTACAGAAATATTGTCTGTTTGACCTTAAAAACCTTTGCCAGTTTATAGCATTTATATATAAGACTGAGATTCCTGTCCGACTGATAGAACTTTTCCCCACTGAGAAAATACCATATTATACTCCATTGCTCGTTGGAGAATGTATGAGATGTATCGTGGAGTGTTGGGATGACGAATATGTCTATGTCAGGACAGAAGATTCTAACGATGGCGAACTTACAAAGGTTTGTTATGCACATGGGAATAAGTTCTATGACTATGACTGGACTTATTTGAAAGATATATTCTACAAGGATGCCCAGCTGAATCTTGTACGTCCAAGAGAAGAGAATGGTGTAATATATCCAGAGTTGACAATATTTGAGCCTGATTATTTGGTAAATATATCAACTGTTGCCCGTTGCTTCACCAATTATGCAGATTCTCCATTTGTGGATTTAATTAAGAAGTTGGAACCACAAAAAACAACGGAAGCGATTGTTTTGGGTAACTTAGCTGGGCAATTATTAGATGAGTCTATTCACCGATTGCCAAATACTCGCCCTTATTCTGATAGTGTTAAGGATTTCTTTAAGGACAATGCTATAAGTCTATTGACTGCCAATGTTAGCCCTACGTTCCATCAAGATGCACAAAGACAGAAACAGAATATTGCTCAAGCAATTCATAATACGTTGCCAAGAGAAGTCCAAGGCTTTGATTCAAGAAATGGTATAGTAGAGCCATCCTTTTTCTCGGAAATGCTGGGATTACAAGGGCGTATGGATTATCTCCAATTGGATTATAAAGTTCTTATGGAACAGAAATCTGGAAAAGGAGCATTTCCATTCGACAACTTTGTTAAGCCCAGGCATACGAATGAACATTTTGTACAAATGTTACTCTATGTTTCCTTGATTCGATATAACTTCAGGGAAATATACGAAAGGGTTAAAAACGATTTTCATGCCTATCTATTATATTCAAAATATAGTGATAGTTTATTGGATCCTGGATACACAGCGCCTAGACTGTTGTTTGAAGCTATTAAGATTAGAAATGGACTTGCATGGACAGAAATGCTTTATACACAGCCAAGTGGCTATAGGATTCTTGACGGTTTATCACCAGAGGATTTAAATAAAAAACACCTTACGGGTAACTTCTGGGATAAATGGATACGTCCACAATTAGCCTCTGTTCTCGATCCTATACAACAGGCTTCGGATTTGGAAAAGGCTTATTATTTCTGTTTCCTAACATTCATTTCTAATGAGCATGTGATGTCGAAACTGGGAAATAAGACCAAAGAAAGTTCTGGGTTTGCGGCTACTTGGTATAACTCTTTGGAAGAAAAGCTTCAGGCTGGAAACATATACGACAATTTGAAGCTGCGATCGCCAAATAGGGAAACAACAGGGCGAATTAAAAGCGTAGAATTAGGCTTCTCAGAAAATGAAGACAATGACATGTCTAACTTCCGAGTTGGTGACATTGTTATTCTATACCCATACACTGAAGGAAAGGAGCCAGATGCCCGCAAGACTATGGTACACCGCTGTACAATAGAGAGTATTGGGACAGATACCATCAAACTTACACTGAGAGCTGCACAATCGGATAATCGTGTATTCTTAGCCCAGATGAATAACCCGTGGGCCATCGAGCACGATTTTATGGAGTCTTCATATAGTTCACTTTACAAAGGTATGCAAGCTTTCCTTATGGCTCCAAAGGAAAGACGTGATTTACTATTGCTGCAGAGAGAGCCTGAAACAGATAAAACAATTACCCTAAAAGGCAGCTATGGAGAGTTTGATAACCTGATGTTAAAGGTAAAAAGAGCAAAAGAACTATTCTTAATTATTGGACCTCCAGGAACAGGAAAGACATCTTTTGGCCTTCTTAATACCGTCAAAGAAGAACTGTTGGAACCAAATGCCAGCATCTTGCTATTGTCATATACAAATAGAGCTGTTGACGAAATCTGCAGCAAGTTAGCTGAAGAAGGAATTGACTTTATCCGTATCGGAGGAGAGTTTAGCTGTGGTGATAGCTATAAAGCGAACTTGCTCAGTACGAGGGTCGAACAAAGTAACAATTTGCCTAACCTTAAGACCGATTTGCTTCAGACAAAGGTTTTTGTAGGAACCACTACGGCTCTGAACAGCAATATTGCCTTATTCCAACTGAAACATTTTACCCTTGCAGTTATAGACGAAGCATCTCAAATACTGGAACCTCATTTGATAGGTCTGCTTAGTGCTCAGAAGGAAGGCTTGCCGGCTATCAAGAAATTTGT
- a CDS encoding DUF1848 domain-containing protein — MASWSKKILSRENGEHVPMQAPMIVSASRSTDIPAFYADWFFHRLEKGYSAWTNPFNGVKSYVSYENTRFIVFWSKNPRPLLPYLHILKERNIKCYVQYTLNDYEQEKLEKVPSLASRIETFKLLVEQLGKVAVVWRFDPMILTDNISVEDLLQKVQNIGDQLKDYTEKLVFSYADIAMYRKVKHNLEVSGIPYHEWDTEQMEEFADKLSTMNRERGWNFQLATCGEKIDITKYGISHNRCVDGDLITRLAWDDKDLMKFMKVKIEDVPAPSLFGNSELPEGAILLPNNHYFISTHKKDPGQRQFCECMASKDIGEYNTCPHLCEYCYANATKELALQNWKRHQENRFSETITGK; from the coding sequence ATGGCAAGTTGGAGCAAAAAAATACTATCAAGGGAGAATGGCGAACATGTACCGATGCAAGCCCCAATGATAGTTTCGGCAAGCAGGAGTACAGATATACCAGCTTTTTATGCTGATTGGTTCTTCCATCGATTAGAGAAAGGCTACTCTGCATGGACGAATCCCTTCAATGGTGTGAAGTCGTATGTATCGTATGAGAATACACGCTTCATCGTGTTTTGGTCTAAGAATCCTCGTCCATTATTGCCATATCTACATATCCTCAAAGAGCGTAATATTAAGTGCTACGTTCAATATACACTAAACGACTATGAGCAGGAGAAGTTAGAAAAGGTTCCTTCCCTTGCTTCACGAATAGAGACATTCAAACTATTAGTTGAACAATTGGGCAAGGTCGCAGTTGTATGGCGGTTTGATCCAATGATTTTGACGGATAACATATCTGTTGAGGATTTGCTTCAGAAAGTTCAAAACATTGGTGACCAACTGAAGGATTATACCGAGAAATTGGTGTTCAGCTATGCTGATATTGCCATGTATCGAAAGGTGAAACACAACCTTGAAGTAAGTGGTATACCATATCATGAATGGGATACAGAGCAGATGGAAGAGTTTGCCGATAAGCTATCTACCATGAATCGTGAACGAGGCTGGAACTTCCAACTGGCGACATGCGGTGAAAAAATAGACATTACAAAATATGGAATATCACATAACCGTTGTGTAGATGGTGACCTTATTACACGCCTAGCATGGGATGATAAGGATCTCATGAAATTCATGAAGGTGAAGATAGAAGATGTTCCTGCTCCTTCTTTGTTTGGTAATTCCGAATTACCAGAGGGAGCCATACTGTTGCCTAATAACCACTATTTCATTAGCACCCACAAGAAAGATCCTGGTCAGCGCCAGTTCTGTGAGTGTATGGCATCCAAGGATATTGGCGAATATAACACCTGTCCACATCTCTGTGAGTACTGCTATGCTAATGCTACAAAAGAATTGGCGTTGCAGAATTGGAAACGTCATCAAGAGAATAGATTTTCGGAAACTATAACAGGGAAATAA